One window of Atribacter laminatus genomic DNA carries:
- a CDS encoding ABC transporter substrate-binding protein, which translates to MRKIMLTLIMVFFLLGTAFCYAADVEPYDVAFIIKATDSDFWQYTIVGAKNAELDLKGLVKVTVYGPPSESDIDEQVAILENVVSTKPDAIVIASTSAEATSLVLDGAYKQGIKVILIDNFVYDTEYNSFLATNNKVGGSLAAEKLVESLEAAGKPLQGKIGLISAMAGVPVLIERDDGFRDKLKELAPDLEVLSTRYVDNDIAVAANATEDLLTANPDLIGFFADNNHTGDGVSRVIEERSLQDKIIAVAYDSDPQEIDALRSGALKALILQDPHGMGYKGVMFAFMAINGEPLPQYYDTGVYVVTKENLDDSIWILDPFSRKKY; encoded by the coding sequence ATGCGTAAAATTATGTTAACATTGATTATGGTGTTTTTCCTCTTGGGAACTGCTTTTTGTTATGCTGCCGATGTTGAACCCTATGATGTAGCATTTATTATTAAGGCAACTGACTCAGATTTCTGGCAATACACTATTGTTGGTGCAAAAAATGCTGAGTTAGATCTTAAAGGCTTGGTCAAAGTAACCGTTTATGGTCCACCTTCTGAATCTGATATTGATGAGCAAGTGGCTATCTTGGAGAATGTTGTTAGTACCAAACCTGATGCCATTGTTATTGCATCAACCAGTGCGGAAGCTACCTCTTTGGTCCTTGATGGTGCTTACAAACAGGGCATAAAAGTCATCTTGATTGACAATTTTGTTTATGACACAGAATATAATTCCTTCTTGGCAACGAACAACAAAGTAGGAGGGTCCCTTGCTGCTGAAAAACTAGTCGAATCTCTCGAAGCGGCTGGAAAACCTCTGCAAGGGAAAATTGGCCTCATTAGCGCCATGGCTGGAGTTCCGGTTCTTATTGAGAGAGACGATGGGTTCAGAGACAAACTTAAAGAGTTAGCTCCAGATCTTGAAGTTCTTTCTACCCGATATGTGGATAACGATATTGCTGTCGCTGCTAATGCAACCGAGGATCTTTTAACTGCAAATCCTGATTTAATAGGCTTCTTTGCCGATAACAACCATACTGGCGATGGTGTTTCGAGGGTGATCGAGGAACGGAGTCTACAAGATAAAATTATTGCAGTCGCCTATGACTCCGATCCCCAGGAAATTGATGCCTTGCGAAGTGGAGCATTGAAAGCCCTTATTCTTCAAGATCCACATGGTATGGGTTACAAAGGTGTCATGTTTGCTTTTATGGCAATTAATGGCGAACCACTACCACAGTATTATGACACTGGAGTATACGTAGTTACCAAGGAAAACCTTGATGATTCAATATGGATTCTTGATCCTTTCTCCAGAAAAAAATACTAA
- a CDS encoding ABC transporter substrate-binding protein — protein MKKFFWFTLLIVIVTLSFGASLLLAAEPDFSKVPTAPKPEKLTIVLFEPVEQKAAIEVSKLFEEKFGIKVEINAIPWSNLHEKIIADLTARTGTYDIIFIPGLWSLEFIYADYIEPLNQFWDNPNLPKFDIEDYPASVVNLVSQDGNIYWIPHHGTTQILFYRKDLFEAEGLKPPETYDELFEIAAKFTNNPKYPDVWGFATTPAQGEFASSTWSTWLWSWGGDYFDENWNPIFNNEIGVASLEAYAEAVKKFSPPDSLNWGNDDSGAAFQQGRLAMLQMWPYLGAAMEDPSQSKVVGKVGYAPLPKKELLFPRLGSWGGTISKFSKNKEWAYMWLAFYNSKENTDNILVPSGVAVDRLSTVEELKDKILWQEAVNLSFEHTKERPGIPEITPIIDVWGLAVSKVVTGQADAKSALDEAAVKVRKILEDAGYYD, from the coding sequence ATGAAAAAATTTTTTTGGTTTACTTTACTGATTGTTATAGTTACTCTTTCATTTGGAGCAAGCCTACTCTTGGCTGCTGAACCAGACTTTAGTAAAGTTCCAACTGCACCAAAACCAGAGAAATTAACGATTGTACTGTTTGAACCCGTAGAACAAAAAGCCGCCATAGAGGTGAGTAAGCTTTTTGAGGAGAAATTCGGTATAAAAGTTGAAATCAATGCGATTCCCTGGTCAAATCTACATGAAAAAATTATCGCCGATCTTACCGCCAGAACTGGAACCTATGACATCATTTTTATCCCGGGCTTATGGTCACTTGAGTTTATCTATGCTGACTACATTGAACCACTTAACCAATTTTGGGATAACCCCAACTTACCGAAGTTTGATATCGAAGATTATCCTGCCAGCGTCGTGAATCTGGTTTCTCAGGATGGGAATATTTACTGGATCCCTCATCATGGAACCACCCAAATCCTTTTCTATCGAAAAGACCTTTTTGAAGCCGAAGGATTGAAACCCCCGGAAACCTATGATGAGTTGTTTGAAATCGCCGCAAAGTTTACCAATAATCCCAAATATCCTGATGTTTGGGGTTTTGCAACTACTCCTGCACAGGGTGAATTCGCTTCCAGCACCTGGAGTACCTGGCTCTGGTCATGGGGTGGAGACTACTTCGATGAAAATTGGAATCCAATTTTTAATAATGAAATTGGTGTTGCATCTTTAGAAGCCTATGCCGAAGCAGTTAAGAAATTTTCACCTCCAGACTCACTCAACTGGGGCAATGACGATAGTGGTGCTGCCTTCCAACAAGGTAGATTGGCAATGCTTCAAATGTGGCCATATTTAGGAGCAGCCATGGAAGATCCCAGCCAATCCAAAGTGGTGGGAAAAGTTGGATATGCTCCACTTCCGAAAAAGGAACTTCTTTTCCCAAGGTTAGGATCGTGGGGTGGAACCATTTCAAAATTCTCCAAGAACAAAGAATGGGCTTATATGTGGTTAGCTTTTTATAATAGCAAAGAAAATACTGATAATATTTTAGTTCCCTCTGGTGTCGCTGTAGACCGGTTATCAACTGTTGAAGAATTAAAAGACAAAATACTCTGGCAAGAAGCTGTCAACTTAAGCTTTGAACACACCAAGGAAAGACCGGGTATCCCTGAAATTACTCCAATCATCGACGTCTGGGGTCTAGCAGTTTCGAAAGTGGTTACCGGACAAGCTGATGCTAAATCGGCTCTGGATGAGGCTGCGGTAAAAGTTCGTAAAATCTTAGAAGATGCTGGATATTACGATTAA